One Glycine max cultivar Williams 82 chromosome 4, Glycine_max_v4.0, whole genome shotgun sequence DNA segment encodes these proteins:
- the LOC100786488 gene encoding probable rhamnogalacturonate lyase B has protein sequence MQISFIKIKKKSDADKSKRTRNSEATFVIKQSPKRANPMQKTMDFSIRFLFLMLQFLIVLGCATKPGVRLDIQDKHVIMDNGIVQVNLSNPEGIVTGIQYNGIDNLLEVLNDESNRGYWDIVWDEGGKKRTKKGAKGKGRFDRMEATNFTVIVESEEQVELSFSRTWNDSLEGKLPPLNIDKRFIMLSGSSGFYTYAIYEHLKEWPAFDLDNTRIAFKPRKDKFHYMVVADNRQRFMPLPDDRSPPRGQVLAYPEAVRLVDPLEPEFKGEVDDKYQYACESRYNRVHGWICIDPVNSTGFWLITPSYEFRSAGPLKQYLTSHVGPTTLSVFHSTHYSGADLIMQFGPNEPWKKVYGPIFIYLNSLSNGFSPIGLWEDAKQQMVNEVESWPYTFPASEDFLSSDQRGKVEGRLLVRDRYISDAFIPVSGAYVGLAAIGEVGSWQRECKGYQFWTITDDKGYFSIINIRPGGYNLYSWVNGFIGDYQFDSVIYVTSGCETNVGELVYEAPRDGPTLWEIGIPDRSAAEFYVPDPNPMCINRLYVNHPDRFRQYGLWERYAELYPNEDLVYTVGISDYRKDWFFAQVNRKKDNGTYIGTTWQINFKLDSVNTNGTYTLQVALASVHSAELEIRINNLEANPPLFSSGVIGKENTIARHGIHGLYWLFSIHIQGTLLVQGNNTIFLTQTRDTSPFIGIMYDYIRLEYKR, from the exons ATGCAGATCTCATtcatcaaaataaagaaaaagagtgatGCAGATAAATCGAAAAGGACAAGGAATTCGGAAGCAACgtttgtcatcaagcaaagtcCAAAGCGCGCAAATCCTATGCAGAAGACCATGGACTTCAGTATTCGCTTCCTGTTCTTGATGCTGCAATTCCTCATAGTTCTGGGTTGTGCTACTAAACCAG GGGTACGATTGGATATTCAAGATAAACAT GTGATAATGGATAATGGCATAGTCCAAGTTAACTTATCAAACCCTGAAGGAATTGTCACGGGAATTCAATATAATGGCATCGACAATTTGCTCGAAGTTCTTAACGACGAATCTAACAGAGG GTACTGGGATATTGTATGGGATGAAGGcggaaaaaaaagaacaaaaaaaggaGCAAAGGGAAAGGGTAGATTTGACAG AATGGAAGCCACGAATTTTACGGTGATAGTGGAAAGTGAGGAACAAGTAGAGCTATCTTTCTCCAGAACATGGAATGACTCTCTTGAGGGGAAGCTTCCACCACTCAATATTGATAAAAG GTTTATAATGCTTAGTGGTTCATCTGGATTTTACACCTATGCCATTTACGAGCATTTGAAGGAATGGCCAGCTTTCGATCTTGACAATACTAGGATCGCATTCAAGCCTAGGAAAGACAA GTTCCACTACATGGTTGTGGCGGACAACAGACAAAGATTTATGCCTCTGCCTGATGACCGCTCACCCCCAAGAGGTCAAGTTCTAGCTTACCCAGAGGCTGTGCGCCTTGTTGACCCCCTCGAGCCTGAATTCAAAGGAGAG GTAGATGACAAATATCAGTACGCGTGTGAGAGCCGATACAACCGTGTTCACGGTTGGATATGCATTGATCCAGTGAATTCCACTGGATTCTGGCTAATTACGCCAAGCTATGAGTTCCGATCTGCTGGGCCCCTCAAGCAATATCTTACTTCTCACGTTGGCCCCACCACACTCTCT GTATTTCATAGCACGCATTATTCAGGGGCGGATCTGATCATGCAATTTGGGCCCAATGAGCCGTGGAAGAAAGTCTATGGGCCCATATTTATATACCTTAATTCTCTATCTAACGGGTTTAGCCCTATCGGCCTATGGGAGGACGCCAAACAACAG ATGGTCAATGAAGTTGAAAGCTGGCCCTATACATTTCCAGCTTCTGAGGACTTTCTCTCATCTGACCAGCGAGGTAAAGTTGAAGGTAGATTGCTTGTCCGAGACAG GTACATCAGTGATGCATTCATCCCAGTCAGCGGTGCTTATGTGGGACTAGCAGCCATAGGAGAGGTTGGATCTTGGCAGAGAGAATGTAAG GGTTATCAATTTTGGACCATTACTGATGATAAAGGCTATTTCTCAATTATTAACATACGCCCTGGAGGCTATAATCTCTACTCGTGGGTCAATGGATTCATTGGTGATTATCAATTCGATAGCGTCATCTACGTAACTTCag GTTGTGAAACTAATGTGGGTGAGCTTGTTTATGAGGCACCAAGAGATGGCCCTACGTTGTGGGAAATAGGCATCCCTGATCGTTCAGCTGCTGAGTTCTATGTTCCTGACCCAAACCCCATGTGCATTAACAGACTCTATGTCAACCATCCAGACAG GTTTAGGCAATATGGCTTGTGGGAGAGATATGCTGAGTTGTATCCAAATGAAGACCTAGTTTACACTGTTGGCATTAGTGACTACAGAAAGGATTGGTTCTTTGCTCAGGTTAAcag GAAGAAAGACAATGGCACTTACATAGGAACCACATGGCAAATTAATTTCAAGCTTGATAGTGTGAATACCAACGGAACCTACACATTGCAAGTGGCTCTGGCATCTGTGCATTCTGCTGAATTAGAG ATTCGGATAAACAATTTAGAAGCAAATCCACCTTTATTTTCAAGTGGAGTGATTGGAAAAGAGAATACTATAGCTAGACATGGAATTCACGGTCTCTACTGGCTATTCAGCATTCATATACAAGGCACACTTCTTGTGCAGGGAAACAATACCATCTTTCTAACACAAACAAGAGACACTAGTCCTTTTATAGGAATTATGTATGACTATATTCGTCTAGAATACAAACGGTGA
- the LOC100794083 gene encoding RING-H2 finger protein ATL43, with protein MLMPPSSFTLLLTLLLLFLTYEAESGETPPPTPPPPFRPGIAVLVCVLTTIISLTSLLLLYIKHCNGGIPDGGGGNSAPWTVAPFSGRKNSGIDRSVVESLPVFRFGALRGQKEGLDCAVCLNKFEAAEVLRLLPKCKHAFHVECVDTWLDAHSTCPLCRYRVDPEDILLVEDAKPFRQSHQQQRNKEEERVRLNLDLEKQEIVESRRRHSSVGVGEGETTEEQQQSRRWTTSFRRSLDSISATSRKKNESVGVGCFVRPRKDGMLLTQETERASVERRLEHRIIVSPGQGPGPGPGPGPCGLEQRWSDLQASDLLYLTSEMIMMRDSWNGRGSGV; from the coding sequence ATGCTCATGCCACCTTCTTCCTTCACCCTCCTCCTCACTCTCCTTCTATTATTCCTTACATATGAAGCAGAGAGCGGAGAAACTCCACCCCCTACTCCCCCGCCGCCGTTCAGACCCGGCATAGCGGTGCTGGTGTGCGTTTTGACAACCATAATCTCCCTTACATCGCTCCTCCTCCTCTACATCAAACACTGCAACGGCGGCATCCCAGACGGCGGAGGCGGAAACTCGGCTCCGTGGACGGTGGCGCCCTTCTCCGGAAGGAAAAACTCCGGCATTGACCGGTCCGTGGTGGAATCGTTGCCGGTCTTCAGATTCGGAGCGCTGCGGGGGCAAAAGGAAGGACTCGATTGCGCGGTGTGCCTGAACAAGTTCGAGGCCGCGGAGGTTCTCCGGCTGTTGCCGAAATGCAAGCACGCGTTCCACGTGGAGTGCGTGGACACGTGGCTGGACGCGCATTCCACGTGTCCTCTCTGCCGCTACCGCGTGGATCCGGAGGACATTCTCCTGGTGGAGGACGCAAAGCCTTTCCGCCAGAGTCATCAACAACAACGGAACAAGGAAGAGGAACGCGTGCGTTTGAATTTGGACCTGGAGAAGCAGGAGATAGTGGAGTCTCGACGGAGGCATTCGTCCGTTGGGGTGGGGGAAGGAGAAACAACGGAGGAGCAGCAGCAGAGTCGGAGGTGGACGACGTCGTTTAGAAGGTCATTGGATAGCATTAGCGCCACATCGAGAAAGAAGAACGAGAGCGTTGGGGTTGGTTGTTTTGTGCGTCCCAGAAAAGACGGGATGTTGTTGACGCAAGAGACGGAGAGGGCAAGCGTGGAACGGAGGTTGGAGCACCGGATTATTGTCTCCCCGGGCCAGGGCCCGGGCCCAGGCCCAGGCCCAGGTCCGTGTGGGCTCGAGCAGCGGTGGAGCGACTTGCAGGCTTCGGACCTGCTGTATCTGACGTCGGAGATGATAATGATGAGGGACAGTTGGAATGGCAGAGGGAGTGGTGTCTGA